AATTGGCAAAGTATATCTTTATGCAGATTATGTTGGGAATGATAATAAACCTGTTCGTCCAACAGACATGTTCGTCAAAGTCACATTAACAGATGCTACAAATGGTGGTAATTAATAAAAAAAGATCTCAGAATTCTGAGATCTTTTTTTATTAAAAGAGTTATCTTTACCACACTTACAAAAACAAGCTATCCCCGCAACAATAACTCCGCATGTTCCAGCGCAGCATCCGTTGGATTTGCTCCGCTCAGCATCTGTGCAATCTCTTTTACCCTACCGGCTTGGTCTAACCGAACAATGTTGGATATTGTCCGATTTGCTTTATCTTCTTTGTACACTTTATAATGCGCAGCACCTTTAGCAGCAATCTGGGGTAAATGTGAAATAGCAATGACCTGCATATTCTCAGCTAAACTTTCCATTACTTCACCTACACGCAACGCCACCTCACCAGAGATCCCGGTATCGATTTCATCAAAAATAATAGTCGGCAGGGCAGAAGTTTTGGCAACTAAAGATTTTATGGCTAACATTACCCGTGAAAGCTCACCTCCAGAGGCCACCTTATGGATGAATTGCATTTCCTGCCCTTTATTGGCAGAGAACAAAAATTGGATAGCATCCATTCCGGATTCCCGCATCTCTCCTTCCTTTAAGGGCTCTAAAGTAATTTGAAGACGTGCATTGGGCATTCCCACATTTGCTAAGGTAGCTTGCACTTCTTTTGTGATTAACGCCAACACTTTGCTCCTGCCTACTGATAGTTCCCTACCATTTTTCTGAGCAATGTTCAACTTAACTACGACCTCTTTTTCCAGCCGCTCCAATTGCTCATCGGAAGAATTTATGGCCATCAACTTGGACTCAAGCTCATCCCTCAGTCGAATAAGCTCCTCAACGGAGTCCACATGATGTTTCTTCTGTAATGAATAGAGTAAGCTCAGGCGCTCGTTAATTTCCAACAAAGTACCCTCGTCAATTTGTGTCTCTTCTTCAAGCGCACTTAACTCTGCGGCAACGTCCTTGAGCTCAATCCATGCGCTCTTTAACCGCGCAGCCAAATCTGCTGTTTCAGGAAGAAATGAAGTGATACCTTCCACTTGGTTCATAGCGTCCTTCAAACGGCTTAAAACAGCCGTATCATCATTTTCCAATAGCTGCGATGCACCGGTTAGCGCGCGCTTAATATCTTCTGCATTTTCCAATTGGCGCTGTTGTATTTCGAGCTGCCCCTGTTCATCTGACACCAATTGCGCTGCATCAAGTTCATCAAATTGGAACTGAAAATAATCTTGTTCTAATGCAGCCTTTTTTACCAGCTCCTTAAATTCTTCGAGTTCCTTTTTTGCTTTCTTATAAGCAAAGAAACTATCTCGATAATCTTGCTTTAATGCAAATGTGCCCGCGACACTGTCGAC
The genomic region above belongs to Sphingobacterium zeae and contains:
- the recN gene encoding DNA repair protein RecN; protein product: MLDTLHIKNYALINELEIQFDKGLNMITGETGAGKSIIMGALSLILGNRVEGKYFFDPTKKCVIEGEFKIGSYRLLNFFEENDLDYADHTIIRREIAPDGKSRAFINDSPVTLTILKQLGEQLIDVHSQHATLQINTEEFQFLVVDSVAGTFALKQDYRDSFFAYKKAKKELEEFKELVKKAALEQDYFQFQFDELDAAQLVSDEQGQLEIQQRQLENAEDIKRALTGASQLLENDDTAVLSRLKDAMNQVEGITSFLPETADLAARLKSAWIELKDVAAELSALEEETQIDEGTLLEINERLSLLYSLQKKHHVDSVEELIRLRDELESKLMAINSSDEQLERLEKEVVVKLNIAQKNGRELSVGRSKVLALITKEVQATLANVGMPNARLQITLEPLKEGEMRESGMDAIQFLFSANKGQEMQFIHKVASGGELSRVMLAIKSLVAKTSALPTIIFDEIDTGISGEVALRVGEVMESLAENMQVIAISHLPQIAAKGAAHYKVYKEDKANRTISNIVRLDQAGRVKEIAQMLSGANPTDAALEHAELLLRG